Genomic DNA from Phyllostomus discolor isolate MPI-MPIP mPhyDis1 chromosome 12, mPhyDis1.pri.v3, whole genome shotgun sequence:
GCCAGTCAGTCAAAGACCAACACCATATGGTCTCACACTTCTGTGTGAAATcagggaacaaaataaactgatgaacaaaatagaaccagaggcatgggtACATGCACCAGACAACAGATCTCAGAAGGGAGGGTAAGGGGGGCTGGgtaaaagaaggtaaagagatgagtgatgtcctggctggtgtgggttaTTGGAATGAGCACTAGTCTGTGAACGAAAAAGTCGCTGGTTCGaatcctggtcagagcacatgcctgggttgtgggccaggtctccatttgGGGATATGTGGGAGGCTCCCAATCAATATATCCctagcacatcaatgtttcccttcctctttttctcctttccttcacctgctccctccctctctctcaaaaaattaagattaaataGAGAACATATATGGaaagcccaggacacagataataGTGTACTGAAGGCCAAGGTGTTGTGGGGcctgggtggaagtgggcaaagtggggaaaattGTGGCACATGTGTAATAGCATCAACAGTAAGAACAGGAGGTGACCTCCATGGAGGAGGGCATGAAGGGAAGCAGGAAGTGGGCCAGGGTTCTGAGGGGTGTGACTTGGTCGTCTGTCACCCTCTCTGGCCTCAGGGCTCTCAGGAGTGGACCTGGGGAGTGGATGGCTGAACTCAAAGGGCTGTCTTGCCCCTGACAGGGACCCTCTGGAGCTTCTCCTCTGATGAGATTCACCCCTGTGACTCACTCTCATCTTCCTGTGCAGTCTTCTGTCACTATTGCAATATTTTGTTCTAGTTTTTGAGAGACAAACCCTGAGAATCAATCTTTCCCAGAGGAAACATGACACTGCCAGCCCCagagaggctgctgctgctgctgctgcagctgtggGACCTGCAATGGGAGAGAGGACCTGAGGGAGGATTGCCCAGGCGGGTGTGCAggctccctgggctgcagggtgtCTGCCTGCTCTGTGCAGAGAGGGGCTGAGCTCCAGCTCTGAGGTTCCTCCTCTGTGGTGGGGGAGGCCCCATATTCCTCCTCAGCTTCTGTGGTTGCCCTGTGCTGCCTTCCTCCTTTTTACACCCAAGGAGTGGAGAAACCTccagagatgctgctgctgctgctgcccctgaccctgctgtgggcaggtgaGTACCCAAAGGTCTGTGTGGGGTAGGTAGTATGGGGGCTGTGGCTGACCCTTCCTTCTCTTCAGGGGCCCTGGCTCAGTCAGGATCCTACATACATGCTGCAAGTACAGGAGTTGGTGACGGTGCAGGAGGGCCTGTGTGTCTACGTGCCCTGCAATGTGTCCTACCCCCAGGAAGGCTGGACTGAGTCTGACCCAGCTTATGGCTTCTGGTTCCTGGAAAGAGCTTATAAATTCCAGTATGCTCCAGTGGCCACAAACAAACCAGATCGTAGAGTGCAGGAGGGGACCCAGGGCTGATTCCTTCTCCTTGGGGATCCCAGGAACTACAGCTGCTCCCTGGACATCAGAGACGCCAGGAAGACAGATGGTGGATCATACTTTTTTCGGGTGGAGAGAGGACGTagtatgaaattttctttcacaGATTACAAGCTCACCTTGAATGTGACTGGTAAGGAACAGTCTCCTGGAGAGGCCACAGGGAAAGTTCAAAGTgaccctggggcagggctgggatggcCCCATCCTGGGAGGTGATGGGGATGCAGCAGGTCAGGGCTcagagggaggagctggagcaCAGCCTGAGgtttctctcagggctgcacatgggaCCTTCATTCTGTTCCCTGTCCCCCCTTCTCACCAGCCCTCAACCACACACCTGATATCCTCATCCCTGGGAACCTGGAGTCTGGCTGCCCCATGGACCtgacctgctctgtgccctgggcatGTGAGCGGGGCacgcccctcctctcctcctggaCGTCAGCTATTcacccctccctggtccccatgACCCACAATTCCTCAGTGCTCACCCTCACTCCACAGCCCCAGGACAAATGGTGCCACCCTGACCTGTGAGGTGACCTTGCCTGGTACCAGAGTGATCATGAGGACTATCCATCTCAATGTGTCCTGTGAGAACTGGACCTAGACATCAGGTCCCTGCTGGGGTCAGAGAGCCACAGGATCAGTGCGGGTCAGGTTCTGAGACACTGGGTGCTGGGTCCTGGATCTACTATGGGATGGAGTCATGTTCATGCCtgattcctcctttcccccatttaGGAAGCTTCTGGGGACAAAGAACCAATGTCTCTCTGACCTCACCACTGACTTTGGCTCTCAATGTCTTTCTGTCCCAGACTCTCCACAGAACTTGACTGTAACCCTCTTCCGAGGAAACAGCTCAGGTAGGAAGAACCTCATCATGGGCTGTGGGCAGGCAGAGCCTCTTCCAGACCAGGGCAGTGTGGGTCCTACCTCATCCTGAAGTCAACCTAGTGACCAGACTCCCACATGTGGGTGAACCCAGTGTCCCTCTACTCTTCCTCCcgcagggctgctgtgagaagCTGTTCCAtcagccctcctcccaccctgtcccAAGGACCCTCCTGTCCCCTGTCAGCTGCACCAGGAGAACAAGGCACCACCCATATGCAGAGCAGCCTCTCAGGGCCCCTGTCCCTTTTTCTTATGATGAGCCCTCCAGGCACAATGTTTTAATTTCCCTCTGATAGTTTAACTGACATGTTTTGAATAGGTAATATAGTCCGAGGACCTACAGTTGAAAAGGTACTGAAGTCTGTCCACAGATGCCCAAGTCCCCTCTGGGGACGTGAACACTGTCCACACCCTGCTGTGAGTCCTGGTTTGTCCACCTGAAGGATGTGACAGGTCCTTGGACATCAGTAGGACCCAcgtcctccttcctccccctgacTGTGGCCTGTCCCACAGCATGGAGGGTGTGGTCGTGAGCAGGTCATCTACCAATGAAGAACCATGGGCTTCCTCTTCTTCTATTAACCTAAACTCTGCAATGAGTTCTCCTGTGTCTGCTCTCCCACCTGTGCATATCTGTCTCTGTGGCATAAGTTCCCAAATCAAAATGTAGCTACTTCACATGTTCTTTCTGGTTTTGAGAGAAGTGGTCAAGTGCAGCTCTATGCAGAAGGTAGACAGTCACATTCCCACCAGCGAGGGGTGAGAGAGTTTGTCAGACTATGTGTGTGCGTCTGTCTCGCCACTGCTCTCTGTGTGtactcctcctctctcccttgatCTCTGTGTCACTCTGACTCCCTGTCTCTTTTCTCCAGCATGCACAGTCCTGGAGGGTGGTTCATCTATTGAAGTCATGGAGGGTGAATACCTGCGTCTGGTCTGTGGAGTCGACAGCAACCCCCCTGCCAGGCTGAGCTGGACACAAAAGAACTGGATCCAGAGCTCCCCTgagcctggggccctggagcTGCCCAGAGTGCAGGTCGGAGATGCAGGGAAACTTACCTGCCAGGCCCAGAATCCTCAGGGCTCCCTGCACCTCTCTGTGAACCTCCTTCTGCCCAGTGAGTGCAccaggggactggggaggggctgggggaaatCAGCACCCACTGCACCCTCACAATCACCCACCATCCCCTGAACTTCCGAGGGCAGCTCAGCTCTGGCCTGGGCAAGGCTGTGAAGCCTGAAATTTCtgtgggaaccaaagtgttcctgTTTTCTCCCCGCCTGGCCATGACTGTGGACTTGAGTGGAGGTTGGGAGGGAGAAGCAAGAAGATGGAGGTGGATCTTGAGAAAGGGGATGGGGCTGGGACACGTGTTTCTTGGGGAACAAAGTCTTTGCTTTTCAGGCTGGGTTGTGGATCAGGCCAGTGAGACCCTGATAAACCAAGGAAACCTCAGCAACCAAGAACAGTATATCCACAATGcagtatttcttttaaagagaaatgaatgCAAAAGTGAATAATTTtgcattgtatggatgtaccacttCCAGTTCCTCCATTGACCAGTTGATGCACATTTGGGTGTTTCCCCTCTTTGGCTGttataatgctgctgtgaatgttccttaacttttcttttcatttatttattgtttttctgctGCAGTTGTCCTgattctccctgccccccatgctctcctgtctccctcctaCCCGCTGTTCCAACAGTTAATTCCCACACTGTAATCCTTGTCCTTGGATTACATGGATTAAATGTCactcatagatttttttttgtcttgtctcttccccttttcccaccactatccccctctctcctcccttcctgtcactttcagtctgtttgcACATGTTCTCTGTTTTCTTGGGCCATGTACCTGGgcgtggaattgctgagtcaaattGCAGTTTGTATGGGTGAACTTGGAGGGAATTCCCGACTGTGTTCCACGGTGGCagcaccatttcacattcccaccagggAAGGGCtgtttcactgtggttttgtttgcatttctgcAATAAAAACAATGCCGTTTGTTTTCTTGTGAATAATTGTTCATTTCTGCATCATCTTTGAAGGAaacattttttcaagtgttttacacatttttaattggtttgtttgacttttttccattttaagtatattttactctttatgctgttacagttatcccaattttctccctttgctcccctccatctgatgcctcccttccctctggcaatcccacCTCTTAGATCCTGCCtgtgggttgtgcatgtaagttctttggcttctttctttcctgtatattctttttttttaaagattttatttatttatctttagagagggaagggagagagaaggaggggagagaaagaaggagaaagacatcaatgtgtggttgctgtgggccatggcctgcaagccaggcatgtgccctgactgggaattgaacctgcgatgcctggttcacagcccgcgctcaatccactgagctacgccagccagggctctttcctgtatattcttaacctccctttgCCTATTTTGGGCCTACCAATTATGTATCATGATCCCTGCatcatttctccctttcttccctcccccgcccccatcatATAACCTGACAAATGATCCTCACACCtgtcattctgtttctgttctgattgtttgcttagttttttttcagtttagttgttgatagctgtgagtttgttggcatttaatgttcatacttttgatgTTCTTCTTATTcagtaagtctctttaacatttcatgtaataatggctcgATGATgttgaattcctttagctttaccttgtctgggaagcactttacctgcccttcccttctaaatgaaagctttgctggatagagaaatgtaggttgtaggtccttgcttttagcACCTTGATTACTTCTTGCCAGCACCTTCTTATctgtaaagtttttaaagaattcagtTGGTAGTCTTATGGAAATTCGTTTGTAaataactctctgcctttctctcactgcttataagattctgtctttatctttaactcctggcatttaattatgatgtgtcttggtgtgttcctctttgggtccaatttggttgggactctctgtgcttcatggacttacatgtctatttccatcaccaatttagggaagttttctttcattattttttcaaatagatttctaagtTCTTGCCTGTTTTCTtgtccttctggctcccctatgatgcaaatgttggacgccttgaagttgtcccaggggctgcttataccactgtcatttttttagattcttttttcttcttgttttctgattggttgttttcttttgctaccttatgttccaaatcattgatatggttcttggcttcatccactctacttttgttcccctgtaaattgttctttatttcaattactgaatccttcatttctgactggatcttttttatggtgctgaggtcctcactaagttccttgagcatccttataaatggtgctgtgtctgtctcctcatcttgGCATCcttcctctgtttgtttctatgttttaggtagaactgctttggtTTCATGTCTTCGTAGTGTGGTTAATATAGTAGGGTttttgtagggtccagtggcacagcctcccctctcaCTGAAACTTAGTATTttaggtgtgccctttgtgtgggctgagtacaatctcctcttgtagttgagccttggttgctgttggcagatcactGGGagaaatttacccaggccagtcagctgcaaggactggccgTAACCACTTACCACAAACTTCCACCATCTGTGGAGCttcagctgtgcaggggaaggATGGTGGAGCTCCAGTGtagtctgtagttgtccactgggtgcactggccctgggatATTCCAgatggtacaggccaaggtcagcacccacttgtgttttgcctgtgGCTACCCTTCCTGGgctatgaagcaatctgagaaggctgttatttgtgctgggcctagaggttcccaggtgaaaccaaggtgtgaatctaatctggctgctggtagtgccaggcctggggctcactgaagccagctgttgcttgtttgatagcatttagaaagttgtgaagcatgagccaaggccagccattcatatgaaaaagcagcttgagtggaCCCATAGGTTGgatgggacagagtctctggagATCTCCTAGGTGGGTCTAACAGTGTTAGCCCtggtgatggagtctcagatatggcaatAGCCTGCTGGCACTGTGGATCACtgtggggaaggctcagaaaaggaacaatggcccttATTTTCCCCGATGCCAGACAATTTAGCCTCTCCCAGTAGGGTGCTTGGGCATTTCTCGGGGCCACCCTGGCActtgagctcagagggagtgagtcagagtAGATGAGTgtatgtgtaggttctttaagagggaGTGCTTAGagatccagcagtttcttctactgatGAAATTCCATCtggtttttacatccagaagttgtggggacttacctttgtggcactggaaccctagactgtggggcctggtgtggggctaggttTTCTCGTTCCTGAGATATCTCTCTGGAATGTTTATGTGACACAAATGGATAAAAGAGCAGCTTTTCCACGTCTGTGCACCTCCTActagtctgaatggatgtggttcctttaattctgtatttgtctgacttccattcaacttgattctgatggttctgagtgatgtttttctatattttagttttaattttgatgtggttatgcaaagaggggagccatgtctgcctatgctgccatcttgactggaagcctcaTTTGAATTTtggttgttgagttgtaagagttctttatgtgcACTGGAGATACTAATCCTTATCAATTCAATGATTAGTGAACATTTTTCCTGTTAAACAGGTTGGCTTTCCACTTTGTCCGTAGTGTTAATTAATGAAtggaatgttttcttttgctgaatTCCAACTTAGGccttttattttctgtggaaCTGCTGAAGGTCAGGGCAGGGTCCGGGGGTCAGAGTAGACATGATCTGAATCCAGTGATGCAGGAAGGTGACCTCCAGATTCCTAGTGAGAGGGGAAGGACCCAGGACTGTAGTCCAGCAGGTGACTTTGTCCACAACATCTTTTTAGCAAAATCAGGGTTCATGGCAGTGGTAGTGCTGGTGGTCATTATGGAAGCTATTGTCAAgatcctgctcttcctcctctgcctcatCATCCTCATGTGAGCTATGCCCCAGGGGGTAGCAAGGTGAGAGTGACACAGGGGTATGTGTCTGAGTCCAGAAGCAGAGCTGGGGATCCCAAACAATCAGGGATGGGGCTGTCTTGAGTTAAGCACTGGTGGGTGAGGACTCACCATGGAGAGCCACTGTGAGGGTCCTGACTGGGAGGTATCTGCTGTGCTCCACACAATCTGTGGGGCCAGACCAACCTTCTCGTACTTCAGTCTCCCTCCATTTCCTGCATAGGGGACAGGAGACTGTGTCTGCTGCCCACTGTAGCCCAAACCAACTGGACTGAAAGACCTTGATCTCTTTTCTCTGGGTCAGGTACCACTTGAGGAAGGTGACGAGGCCCACACAGGGCATGGAGAAAGCCAACACTGTCTCAAGTTAATCTCTCAGGTGAGTATGGTAGGTGTCTCACCACCCTCAGCATCCCTCTGATACCTCCTCCAGGATTGTCAGTGGGATTCCTCCACTCAAGATTGCAAAACTTGAGCTGCTCCCTTGCTCCCTGAATGCACTTCTCTGCTCAGGTCACCATCACAGTGATGACTAGGTGGCTGCCTTCTCTAAAACCAGGTCTGGGTGGCATTTCTCCActttgccctccctcccttctccccattcCAGGAAGTCACTAAGACTTGTCTATCCTTCTTCCTAGTAGCAGCTAGACTTGATGCCCTCTCCCCCACATCATGACCTTTGTAGTGCCTgtggcctcctctcctc
This window encodes:
- the LOC114510590 gene encoding LOW QUALITY PROTEIN: sialic acid-binding Ig-like lectin 8 (The sequence of the model RefSeq protein was modified relative to this genomic sequence to represent the inferred CDS: deleted 1 base in 1 codon; substituted 1 base at 1 genomic stop codon); the encoded protein is MLQVQELVTVQEGLCVYVPCNVSYPQEGWTESDPAYGFWFLERAYKFQYAPVATNKPDRRVQEGTQGXFLLLGDPRNYSCSLDIRDARKTDGGSYFFRVERGRSMKFSFTDYKLTLNVTALNHTPDILIPGNLESGCPMDLTCSVPWACERGTPLLSSWTSAIHPSLVPMTHNSSVLTLTPQPQDNGATLTCEVTLPGTRVIMRTIHLNVSYSPQNLTVTLFRGNSSACTVLEGGSSIEVMEGEYLRLVCGVDSNPPARLSWTQKNWIQSSPEPGALELPRVQVGDAGKLTCQAQNPQGSLHLSVNLLLPSECTRGLGRGWGKSAPTAPSQSPTIP